A section of the Thermogemmatispora onikobensis genome encodes:
- a CDS encoding PIN/TRAM domain-containing protein, whose amino-acid sequence MSVNTIARCIGALLAASVSFFVFFVEHPLATPLLEKLEWSAAIAFACGLIAFVITPYVTIVPYRWVSHQLRTVAVSDLIAGTIGLIVGLLISVLFGIPLGALPENWGHILPVVAAIICGYLGAMVAVLRKSELAHMFQSLFLTRRREREEERERERERERAKEAEALASAAGPQILLDTSAIIDGRIADISQTGFIFGKLVVPRFVLNELQRIADSADTLRRNRGRHGLEMLNRLQKDATVPVEIMDTDMESSSEEVDSKLVKLARALHCPIITNDFNLNRVAELQGVKVLNINELANAVKPVLLPGEEIAIKIMQDGKELGQGVGYLDDGTMIVVEGGRQYMNMTIDVTVTRVIQTVAGRLIFAYPKQSSGSATSSNQGQSTGKQRQG is encoded by the coding sequence ATGTCTGTTAATACAATCGCTCGCTGCATTGGGGCACTTTTGGCTGCCAGCGTCAGTTTCTTCGTCTTCTTTGTTGAGCATCCACTTGCAACACCCTTGCTTGAAAAGCTTGAGTGGTCTGCCGCAATTGCGTTTGCCTGCGGACTTATTGCCTTTGTGATTACTCCCTACGTGACCATTGTCCCCTATCGTTGGGTAAGTCACCAGCTGCGGACGGTGGCGGTCAGCGATCTGATCGCGGGTACCATTGGGTTGATTGTGGGCCTGCTGATCTCCGTGCTCTTTGGTATTCCGCTGGGAGCTTTGCCGGAGAACTGGGGGCATATTCTGCCTGTGGTGGCGGCCATCATCTGTGGTTATTTAGGGGCAATGGTGGCCGTCCTGCGCAAGAGCGAATTAGCGCATATGTTTCAGTCGCTCTTTCTGACACGCCGTCGGGAGCGGGAGGAGGAGCGTGAGCGCGAGCGCGAGCGTGAACGCGCGAAGGAGGCGGAGGCCCTGGCCAGCGCGGCGGGGCCGCAGATCTTGCTCGATACGAGCGCCATTATCGATGGTCGTATTGCTGATATCAGCCAGACGGGCTTTATCTTTGGGAAGCTGGTGGTGCCACGCTTTGTGCTCAACGAGCTGCAGCGGATTGCTGATTCAGCTGATACGCTCCGACGGAATCGCGGGCGGCATGGTCTGGAGATGTTGAATCGCTTGCAGAAGGATGCAACGGTGCCGGTGGAGATTATGGATACGGATATGGAGAGCAGCTCGGAGGAGGTCGATAGCAAGCTGGTAAAGCTGGCGCGCGCGCTCCATTGTCCGATTATCACCAACGATTTCAATCTCAACCGCGTTGCCGAGCTGCAGGGGGTGAAGGTTCTCAATATTAATGAGCTGGCGAATGCGGTGAAGCCGGTCCTTCTGCCTGGTGAGGAGATCGCGATTAAGATTATGCAGGATGGCAAGGAGCTGGGTCAGGGCGTAGGCTATCTGGATGATGGGACGATGATTGTCGTGGAGGGGGGCCGCCAGTATATGAATATGACGATCGATGTGACGGTGACACGGGTGATTCAGACGGTCGCCGGGCGTTTGATCTTCGCTTATCCAAAGCAGAGCAGCGGCAGTGCTACCTCCAGCAATCAGGGGCAGTCGACCGGCAAACAGCGTCAGGGCTAG